A genomic window from Brassica oleracea var. oleracea cultivar TO1000 chromosome C8, BOL, whole genome shotgun sequence includes:
- the LOC106307421 gene encoding transmembrane 9 superfamily member 2, translating to MTMLLLLLGALILSDAGYVRSDSSDHRYKEGDIVPLYANKVGPFHNPSETYRYFDLPFCVPEGVKEKKEALGEVLNGDRLVSAPYKLNFRDEKDSEVYCKKKLSKEEVKHFRKAVEKDYYFQMYYDDLPIWGFIGKVDKDIKSDPSEYKYFLYKHIQFEILYNKDRVIEISARMDPHSLVDLSEDKEVDAEFMYSVKWKETETPFEKRMEKYSMSSSLPHHLEIHWFSIINSCVTVLLLTGFLATILMRVLKNDFMKYAQDEEAADDQEETGWKYIHGDVFRFPTHNSLFAASLGSGTQLFTLTIFIFMLALVGVFYPYNRGALFTALVVIYALTSGIAGYTSASFYCQLEGKSWVRNLLLTGCLFCGPLFLTFCFLNTVAITYTATAALPFGTIVVIALIWTLVTSPLLVLGGIAGKNSKAEFQAPCRTTKYPREIPPLPWYRSAVPQMAMAGFLPFSAIYIELYYIFASVWGHRIYTIYSILFIVFIILIIVTAFITVALTYFQLAAEDHQWWWRSFLCGGSTGLFIYAYCLYYYYARSDMSGFMQTSFFFGYMACICYGFFLMLGTVGFRAALLFVRHIYRSIKCE from the exons ATGACGATGCTGCTCCTTCTACTCGGAGCCCTAATCTTATCCGACGCCGGCTACGTCAGATCCGACTCCTCGGACCACCGTTACAAGGAAGGAGACATCGTTCCTCTCTACGCCAACAAGGTCGGCCCATTTCACAATCCAAG TGAGACGTATCGCTATTTTGATCTTCCCTTCTGTGTTCCAG AGGGTGTGAAAGAGAAGAAGGAAGCTCTAGGCGAGGTTCTGAACGGTGATCGTCTCGTTAGCGCACCGTACAAGCTCAACTTCAGAGATGAAAAGGACTCTGAGGTATACTGCAAAAAGAAGCTAAGCAAAGAAGAGGTGAAACACTTCCGCAAAGCTGTTGAGAAAGACTACTACTTCCAGATGTACTACGATGATCTCCCTATCTGGGGATTCATCGGCAAGGTTGACAAAGATATCAAATCTGATCCGAGCGAGTACAAGTATTTTTTGTATAAGCACATCCAGTTTGAGATTCTGTATAACAAGGACCGTGTGATCGAGATCAGTGCTAGGATGGATCCGCATTCTCTTGTTGATCTCAGTGAGGATAAGGAAGTGGATGCGGAGTTTATGTATAGTGTGAAGTGGAAGGAGACCGAGACTCCGTTTGAGAAGAGGATGGAGAAGTACTCTATGTCTTCTTCTCTTCCGCATCACTTGGAGATCCACTGGTTCTCCATTATTAACTCGTGTGTTACTGTCTTGCTTTTGACTGGGTTCCTTGCAACTATATTGATGCGAGTCCTCAAGAACGATTTCATGAA GTATGCTCAAGACGAGGAAGCTGCTGATGATCAAGAAGAAACTGGATGGAAGTACATTCATGGTGATGTGTTTAGGTTCCCAACGCACAACTCTTTGTTTGCCGCTTCACTCGGGAGTGGTACCCAATTGTTTACACT AACCATATTCATCTTCATGCTTGCTCTTGTTGGAGTGTTCTACCCATACAACAGAGGAGCACTCTTTACCGCTTTGGTGGTCATCTACGCTCTAACTTCAGGAATCGCCGGATACACATCCGCCTCTTTCTACTGCCAACTCGAAGGAAAAAGCTGG GTGAGAAACTTGTTACTCACTGGATGCCTCTTCTGCGGCCCTTTATTCCTAACCTTCTGCTTCCTCAACACCGTAGCCATAACCTACACAGCAACCGCAGCATTACCCTTTGGAACCATTGTTGTAATCGCCCTTATATGGACTCTAGTCACATCGCCTTTGCTCGTGTTAGGTGGCATCGCCGGTAAAAACAGCAAAGCGGAGTTCCAAGCGCCGTGCCGCACGACCAAATACCCCCGCGAGATTCCGCCGCTCCCTTGGTACAGAAGCGCCGTTCCTCAGATGGCCATGGCTGGTTTTCTTCCTTTCAGTGCCATCTACATCGAGCTTTACTACATTTTCGCTAGTGTGTGGGGTCACAGGATCTACACCATCTACAGCATCCTCTTCATCGTGTTCATCATCCTCATCATCGTCACTGCTTTTATAACCGTGGCGTTGACTTACTTTCAACTTGCTGCTGAAGATCACCAGTGGTGGTGGAG ATCATTCCTTTGCGGTGGATCTACGGGTTTGTTTATCTACGCATACTGCTTATACTACTACTACGCACGATCTGACATGTCTGGTTTCATGCAAACCTCGTTTTTCTTCGGGTACATGGCTTGCATTTGCTACGGATTCTTCTTAATGCTCGGGACTGTTGGCTTCCGTGCAGCCCTCCTCTTCGTCCGTCACATCTACCGATCGATCAAATGCGAGTAA
- the LOC106307422 gene encoding uncharacterized protein LOC106307422: protein MDLPRDVETTNHSLEIPITMDALQKKLFAAQGSQLRLYEQYMSSVSGLKKKDQGIDLVRSEASINAQALKKLVEEDQILRGEYDDLVNQCNDLKRECFIYQLDLEASKRSGNKSEQRAREADSRARVLEQELKHVYSIIKKHESLVDSVLATIVSEDETKLSKWDQKPSMQKAASLVSLVTEMHNEKHFLTLKLDRAEQEVKRVREQNRELKKENLKLSKQGRMSHLTSKKRKEKDA, encoded by the coding sequence ATGGATCTCCCGCGAGACGTGGAGACGACCAATCACTCTTTAGAGATTCCGATCACCATGGATGCTCTCCAGAAGAAACTCTTCGCGGCTCAAGGGTCTCAGCTTCGTCTATATGAACAGTACATGTCTTCGGTTTCAGGATTGAAGAAGAAAGATCAAGGCATCGACCTCGTTAGATCTGAGGCGAGTATCAACGCGCAGGCTCTGAAGAAACTCGTTGAAGAGGATCAGATACTGAGAGGTGAGTACGATGATTTGGTGAATCAGTGCAATGATTTGAAAAGAGAATGCTTCATTTATCAACTAGATCTTGAAGCATCGAAGCGTTCTGGGAACAAATCAGAACAAAGGGCCAGGGAAGCAGATTCTCGGGCTCGAGTTCTTGAGCAAGAACTGAAACACGTGTATTCTATAATTAAGAAGCATGAATCTTTAGTTGATTCAGTTTTGGCAACGATCGTTAGTGAAGACGAGACTAAGTTGAGCAAATGGGATCAGAAACCGTCAATGCAAAAGGCTGCGTCTTTGGTTTCATTGGTGACAGAGATGCACAACGAAAAACACTTTCTCACCTTGAAGCTGGATAGAGCGGAGCAAGAAGTGAAACGTGTGAGGGAGCAAAACAGAGAGCTGAAGAAAGAGAACCTCAAGTTGTCGAAGCAGGGTAGGATGAGTCATCTTACTTCCAAGAAGAGAAAAGAGAAAGACGCCTAG
- the LOC106307706 gene encoding protein BASIC PENTACYSTEINE2-like isoform X1, protein MGPFCIFAMDDDGFRNWGYYEPAAATSFKGNLGLQLMPTIDRNTKPFLPGRDPNLMIGQTGSYHHHQHHPEPHMSYNWINQHKDKFFNMLPVTTTPNYGNVLPQTSSSPSMHMNLHHHHHQTEEHPVKCEPDIVESKKRKPNSKAGGAPTKAKKPRKPKEENGDSNNANVSRVKPAKKSFDLVINGVNMDISGLPVPVCTCTGAPQQCYRWGCGGWQSACCTTNISMHPLPMSTKRRGARISGRKMSQGAFKKVLEKLASDGFNFGSPIDLKSHWARHGTNKFVTIR, encoded by the exons ATGGGACCTTTCTGT ATCTTTGCGATGGATGACGATGGGTTTCGCAATTGGGGTTACTACGAACCAGCGGCTGCTACATCGTTCAAAGGTAACCTCGGTTTGCAACTAATGCCAACCATCGATCGCAACACTAAACCGTTTCTACCCGGTCGAGATCCTAATCTAATGATCGGCCAAACCGGTTCATACCACCACCACCAGCACCACCCTGAGCCTCACATGAGCTACAATTGGATTAACCAACACAAAGACAAGTTCTTCAACATGTTACCCGTCACAACCACTCCTAATTACGGAAATGTCCTCCCCCAAACTTCCTCATCCCCATCGATGCACATGAATCTCCACCATCACCATCATCAAACCGAGGAACACCCGGTTAAATGCGAACCGGACATTGTCGAGTCCAAGAAGAGGAAGCCTAATTCAAAAGCTGGTGGGGCCCCAACAAAGGCGAAGAAGCCTCGTAAACCAAAAGAGGAGAACGGTGACAGCAACAACGCTAACGTTTCGCGAGTCAAACCGGCTAAGAAAAGCTTCGACCTGGTTATCAACGGAGTGAACATGGACATTTCCGGTTTACCCGTACCGGTCTGCACCTGCACTGGAGCTCCTCAGCAATGCTACCGTTGGGGATGCGGAGGTTGGCAATCTGCGTGTTGCACCACGAACATATCGATGCATCCGTTGCCGATGAGTACTAAGCGGCGTGGGGCGAGGATCTCGGGGAGGAAGATGAGTCAAGGCGCGTTTAAGAAGGTTCTTGAGAAACTTGCTTCTGATGGGTTTAACTTTGGGAGCCCGATTGATCTTAAGAGCCATTGGGCAAGACATGGGACTAACAAGTTCGTCACCATCAGATGA
- the LOC106307706 gene encoding protein BASIC PENTACYSTEINE2-like isoform X2 gives MDDDGFRNWGYYEPAAATSFKGNLGLQLMPTIDRNTKPFLPGRDPNLMIGQTGSYHHHQHHPEPHMSYNWINQHKDKFFNMLPVTTTPNYGNVLPQTSSSPSMHMNLHHHHHQTEEHPVKCEPDIVESKKRKPNSKAGGAPTKAKKPRKPKEENGDSNNANVSRVKPAKKSFDLVINGVNMDISGLPVPVCTCTGAPQQCYRWGCGGWQSACCTTNISMHPLPMSTKRRGARISGRKMSQGAFKKVLEKLASDGFNFGSPIDLKSHWARHGTNKFVTIR, from the coding sequence ATGGATGACGATGGGTTTCGCAATTGGGGTTACTACGAACCAGCGGCTGCTACATCGTTCAAAGGTAACCTCGGTTTGCAACTAATGCCAACCATCGATCGCAACACTAAACCGTTTCTACCCGGTCGAGATCCTAATCTAATGATCGGCCAAACCGGTTCATACCACCACCACCAGCACCACCCTGAGCCTCACATGAGCTACAATTGGATTAACCAACACAAAGACAAGTTCTTCAACATGTTACCCGTCACAACCACTCCTAATTACGGAAATGTCCTCCCCCAAACTTCCTCATCCCCATCGATGCACATGAATCTCCACCATCACCATCATCAAACCGAGGAACACCCGGTTAAATGCGAACCGGACATTGTCGAGTCCAAGAAGAGGAAGCCTAATTCAAAAGCTGGTGGGGCCCCAACAAAGGCGAAGAAGCCTCGTAAACCAAAAGAGGAGAACGGTGACAGCAACAACGCTAACGTTTCGCGAGTCAAACCGGCTAAGAAAAGCTTCGACCTGGTTATCAACGGAGTGAACATGGACATTTCCGGTTTACCCGTACCGGTCTGCACCTGCACTGGAGCTCCTCAGCAATGCTACCGTTGGGGATGCGGAGGTTGGCAATCTGCGTGTTGCACCACGAACATATCGATGCATCCGTTGCCGATGAGTACTAAGCGGCGTGGGGCGAGGATCTCGGGGAGGAAGATGAGTCAAGGCGCGTTTAAGAAGGTTCTTGAGAAACTTGCTTCTGATGGGTTTAACTTTGGGAGCCCGATTGATCTTAAGAGCCATTGGGCAAGACATGGGACTAACAAGTTCGTCACCATCAGATGA